The Paenibacillus sp. MBLB1832 genome has a window encoding:
- a CDS encoding ABC transporter permease: MNGIDIGTGAIRAGTSVLYASLGELIAERAGVVNLGTEGCMLGGALGAFAVTVWSGNPWLGALAGGISGSVLALIHAFLVITRKANALASGLTVMFFAIGLTSFLGRGFVNKQIHGFEPISIPLLSKIPFLGPLLFQHDGLTYLSMLLVPTLWFLLFKTRLGVILRATGEREEVVYTYGFSPKWIRYGAVMAGGFLTGIGGAQLSTAYTHTWVENMTQGKGIVAVALVIFAAWKPARAMLGAYLFGGAQALQLVVQQQGYEISPFLLFMTPYVITLLALFLVARKQRSQMPEGLSKVFNGAGGG, encoded by the coding sequence ATGAATGGGATTGATATTGGCACAGGTGCCATACGAGCAGGCACTTCCGTACTTTACGCCAGTTTAGGCGAATTAATCGCGGAGCGAGCGGGCGTGGTAAATCTTGGCACTGAAGGCTGCATGTTAGGCGGTGCACTTGGCGCTTTTGCGGTAACTGTATGGAGCGGCAACCCTTGGCTGGGTGCACTAGCAGGAGGGATTAGTGGTTCGGTGCTAGCGCTTATTCATGCCTTTCTGGTCATCACACGTAAAGCGAATGCTTTGGCCAGTGGATTAACCGTGATGTTTTTCGCAATCGGATTAACGTCTTTTCTTGGTAGAGGATTCGTCAACAAGCAAATCCATGGATTTGAGCCGATTTCCATCCCATTATTATCGAAAATCCCTTTCCTAGGTCCACTTTTATTTCAACATGACGGTCTGACTTATCTATCCATGCTGCTTGTACCGACGCTCTGGTTTCTGCTCTTTAAAACTCGGCTCGGGGTCATTCTTCGGGCAACGGGAGAGCGAGAGGAAGTCGTCTACACGTACGGGTTCTCGCCGAAATGGATTCGATATGGCGCCGTAATGGCTGGCGGTTTTCTAACTGGAATCGGAGGTGCACAGCTTTCGACGGCTTATACCCATACATGGGTAGAGAATATGACGCAAGGTAAAGGCATTGTAGCGGTTGCGCTCGTGATTTTCGCGGCATGGAAGCCTGCAAGGGCGATGCTCGGCGCTTATCTCTTCGGTGGTGCTCAAGCTCTGCAATTGGTTGTGCAGCAGCAAGGGTATGAGATATCGCCATTTCTGCTGTTCATGACACCGTATGTGATTACGTTGCTGGCGCTCTTCCTAGTAGCGCGAAAGCAAAGAAGTCAAATGCCCGAAGGGCTGTCGAAAGTTTTTAATGGCGCGGGAGGTGGTTGA
- a CDS encoding ABC transporter permease, whose protein sequence is MSILLPVERRMGKPKWEVMLAPALVVLAPLLAFALFLLASGVNPITLYGTMLKSTFGDWYGFGEVVIKATPFILTALAASLPAKAGMINVGGEGQLAIGALAVTAVGVYLLPSVPGWIGVPILVLVGALGGALWASVAAIGKVKGKMNETITTLLLNYIAYFTIGFFVHSLLKDPASFNWPFSKELAGQLRLLTFSSASRVHVGIGIALILAAIVWFLITQTRLGFRIRVVGGNVLAAKRAGLKDTKIQFWVLIAAGAIAGIAGMIEITGIEGRLRPTTGMNYGYLGFLASWMAWNHPLWLIATSFIIGMISVAGNSLEMNSGLPASSVQILMALVLFAILAVGRRKQA, encoded by the coding sequence ATGAGTATCCTGCTGCCAGTGGAACGAAGAATGGGTAAACCGAAGTGGGAAGTGATGCTTGCGCCTGCACTTGTCGTCCTTGCACCTTTGCTTGCATTTGCCCTTTTTCTACTTGCATCTGGGGTTAATCCCATCACATTATATGGGACGATGCTGAAATCTACCTTTGGGGATTGGTACGGATTTGGCGAGGTTGTCATTAAAGCAACCCCGTTTATCCTAACCGCGCTAGCGGCTTCATTACCAGCAAAGGCAGGGATGATTAATGTCGGCGGTGAAGGTCAACTGGCCATTGGCGCACTTGCCGTCACGGCTGTCGGCGTTTATCTCCTCCCATCCGTACCAGGCTGGATTGGCGTTCCAATCCTCGTTCTGGTTGGCGCGCTAGGCGGTGCATTGTGGGCATCGGTTGCCGCCATTGGAAAAGTGAAAGGCAAAATGAATGAAACAATCACCACGTTACTTTTGAATTACATCGCGTACTTCACGATAGGTTTCTTCGTACATAGTCTCCTCAAAGATCCTGCCTCATTTAATTGGCCTTTCTCCAAAGAATTAGCTGGACAATTACGTTTACTTACTTTCTCAAGTGCTAGCCGTGTCCATGTCGGTATTGGTATTGCTCTGATTCTTGCTGCGATTGTGTGGTTTCTCATCACCCAAACACGGTTAGGTTTCCGCATTCGCGTTGTAGGCGGCAATGTATTGGCAGCAAAGCGAGCAGGCTTAAAGGATACGAAGATTCAGTTCTGGGTACTAATTGCTGCAGGTGCAATAGCTGGCATTGCTGGAATGATCGAAATCACAGGAATTGAGGGCAGGCTACGCCCGACGACAGGCATGAATTATGGCTACCTGGGCTTTTTGGCCTCATGGATGGCATGGAATCACCCCCTGTGGCTCATTGCTACATCGTTTATCATCGGCATGATCAGTGTCGCTGGCAATTCTCTCGAGATGAATAGCGGTCTGCCAGCCTCGTCCGTGCAAATCCTTATGGCGCTCGTGCTGTTCGCGATCCTTGCCGTCGGGAGGAGGAAACAAGCATGA
- a CDS encoding ABC transporter ATP-binding protein: METSLESLPQVPLLEAYQLVKRFGDLIANNEVNLKVMSGEVHAILGENGAGKSTLMKMISGVYRVDEGSMRWQGEDVQLHPPVKARALGIGMVYQDFRLVPALTVLENIALAVTEKGVLLNRKQLRQKIMDVTARYGIVVDPDAWVWQLDLGERQRVEILKVLLMEGTRLIIFDEPTSVLTPVEVDAFLQMLDRLRKDHYAVLLITHKINEVMAIADRVTVLRHGQVMMTADKGSNFTGDQLVASMMGTKQLLELEQRTPFAKDENNQELALQAKQITILDDHGQCIVESMDLSMAKGKIIGIAGISGNGQKELIEALFGLRALTAGSLWLNGVNLTHKPVKAYLDAGMALVSEDPLTDSVIAGFTILEHMVLAGLPMKPRGLGMDWHYIRKQLEARKEVRILGLADPSRRADRLSGGNVQRMILSRAILKDPSVLLVSYPSRGLDIGTTRSIQNMLIDLADQGAAILLISEDLGELFALSDELLVLANAKLHGPFLPSETDAYTIGQIMLKGESA, translated from the coding sequence ATGGAGACCAGCTTGGAATCACTTCCACAAGTTCCTTTGCTAGAAGCTTATCAACTGGTGAAACGATTCGGAGACCTTATTGCAAACAATGAAGTGAATTTGAAAGTCATGTCTGGCGAGGTACACGCGATTCTAGGCGAGAATGGTGCTGGCAAAAGTACGTTAATGAAGATGATTTCAGGGGTTTACCGTGTAGACGAAGGGAGTATGAGATGGCAAGGTGAAGACGTTCAACTGCATCCGCCTGTGAAAGCAAGGGCGCTTGGGATCGGTATGGTTTATCAAGATTTTCGTCTTGTACCAGCTTTGACCGTTCTTGAGAACATTGCACTAGCTGTTACAGAAAAAGGTGTTTTGCTGAATCGGAAACAGCTGCGGCAGAAAATAATGGACGTTACCGCGCGATACGGCATCGTCGTCGATCCTGATGCTTGGGTATGGCAGCTGGATTTAGGTGAAAGACAACGCGTAGAAATCTTGAAGGTGCTGTTGATGGAGGGGACACGACTCATCATTTTTGATGAACCGACCAGTGTGTTGACACCTGTTGAAGTTGATGCTTTCTTGCAAATGCTGGATCGTTTACGCAAGGATCACTATGCCGTTTTACTCATTACGCACAAAATCAATGAAGTCATGGCGATTGCGGATCGTGTGACCGTACTCAGGCACGGGCAAGTGATGATGACGGCGGACAAAGGTTCGAATTTCACGGGCGATCAGCTTGTGGCTAGCATGATGGGAACGAAGCAGCTCCTTGAGCTGGAACAGCGAACTCCATTTGCCAAGGATGAAAATAATCAGGAACTTGCTCTTCAAGCGAAGCAGATCACGATCCTCGATGATCATGGACAATGTATCGTGGAGTCGATGGATTTGTCGATGGCGAAGGGAAAAATCATTGGCATTGCTGGAATTTCAGGTAATGGGCAAAAGGAGTTGATCGAAGCTTTATTTGGACTTCGCGCGCTCACAGCGGGATCACTTTGGCTGAATGGTGTCAATTTGACCCATAAACCAGTGAAGGCTTACCTTGATGCGGGGATGGCGCTGGTGTCGGAAGATCCTTTAACGGATTCCGTGATTGCTGGCTTTACCATTCTAGAGCATATGGTGTTGGCAGGTCTCCCCATGAAACCCCGCGGACTGGGCATGGATTGGCATTACATTCGCAAGCAGCTTGAAGCAAGAAAGGAAGTGCGTATTCTAGGATTGGCAGATCCATCGAGACGAGCAGATCGATTATCTGGCGGTAATGTGCAGCGTATGATTTTATCCAGAGCGATCTTGAAGGATCCAAGTGTGCTTCTTGTCAGCTATCCAAGCCGCGGGCTGGATATCGGTACGACCCGTTCCATTCAGAATATGTTGATCGATCTCGCGGATCAGGGGGCGGCGATTTTATTAATTTCCGAAGATTTGGGTGAATTGTTCGCACTATCCGATGAATTGCTGGTGCTTGCGAATGCGAAGCTGCATGGTCCGTTCCTTCCTTCTGAAACGGATGCCTACACGATCGGTCAAATCATGTTGAAGGGGGAATCAGCATGA
- a CDS encoding patatin-like phospholipase family protein: protein MEGIGLVLEGGGMRGVYTAGVLEYFMEQNLYFPYVVGVSAGACNAVSYISKQPGRNKKVTIGYIADPRYLSYRNLLRTKSIFGMDFIFNELPNRLVPFDYDTFYASTQQFAIGTTDAHTGEPIYFTKEELQQQTMPIVQASSSLPFVATPMQYAGRTLFDGGLVDPIPVQKSVKDGNRKHIIVLTKEYGYRKRPFKQRWLAKSFYPKYNGLVDVLVNRSEIYNGTLETIERMEADGSALIIRPSTKVEVGRMEKDPRKLEKLHELGYEDAKRMGSQLADWLIQ from the coding sequence ATGGAAGGAATTGGACTCGTACTGGAAGGCGGAGGTATGCGAGGGGTATACACCGCGGGAGTCTTGGAATACTTTATGGAACAAAATTTATATTTCCCATATGTAGTTGGTGTATCAGCAGGGGCGTGCAATGCCGTTTCCTATATTTCCAAACAGCCTGGGCGGAATAAGAAAGTAACGATCGGCTATATTGCAGATCCTCGCTATTTAAGTTATCGAAATTTACTACGTACGAAGAGTATTTTCGGAATGGATTTTATATTTAATGAACTGCCGAATCGGCTAGTTCCGTTTGACTATGACACGTTTTATGCTTCAACGCAGCAATTTGCGATTGGAACGACGGATGCTCACACAGGTGAACCGATTTATTTTACCAAAGAAGAATTGCAACAGCAGACGATGCCGATCGTTCAAGCGTCCAGCTCGTTGCCGTTCGTAGCTACGCCGATGCAGTATGCGGGCAGAACATTATTTGACGGCGGACTCGTCGATCCGATCCCTGTGCAGAAATCTGTGAAGGACGGCAATCGTAAGCATATTATTGTTCTGACCAAGGAATATGGCTATCGAAAAAGGCCTTTCAAACAGCGTTGGTTAGCGAAAAGCTTTTACCCGAAATATAATGGCCTAGTCGATGTCCTGGTGAATCGCAGTGAAATTTATAATGGCACGCTAGAAACCATTGAGCGCATGGAAGCGGATGGCAGTGCGCTGATTATTCGCCCTTCGACTAAGGTTGAAGTAGGCCGGATGGAGAAGGATCCGCGCAAGTTGGAGAAATTGCATGAGCTCGGTTACGAGGATGCCAAACGTATGGGTTCTCAGCTGGCGGACTGGTTAATACAATAG
- a CDS encoding DUF3369 domain-containing protein produces the protein MTNEVDSTDQDELLFAAEDDESPSLANVEHDPWIVLIVDDEKQIHQVTKMVLQDFEFAGRKLEFHSAYSAYEAKQLLMQYPQTALVLLDVVMEYEDAGLHIVKFIRDELANQAVRIILRTGQPGQAPERTVIMEYDINDYKEKTELTSQKLFTSVVTALRSYRDIKTIEKSRVGLEEIIKSSATLFELQSMKKFASGVLTQMTSIVNLHKNAIHCSFAVTKGVEDIYILAASGDYATNQDARARDVVPPEVLGEIELAFQNRKSSFAADRFVIYFQSKMGMENVIYMNGFNALSEWEHYLVDIYCANVSVAFENIYLNNELESTQQEIIYTMGEITETRSQETGHHVKRVAEYSRLLALKYGLGEQEAEIIRLASPMHDVGKVGIPDAILNKPGALTTEEFEVMKTHANLGYEMLKHSNKKVLHAAAIIAHQHHERFDGSGYPQGLAGEDIHIYGRITALADVFDALCSDRVYKKAWELDRVIDQLRSERGKHFDPEIVDLFLHHLDEFITIKEKYKENR, from the coding sequence ATGACAAATGAAGTGGACTCAACCGATCAGGATGAGCTTCTCTTTGCCGCAGAAGACGACGAAAGCCCATCCCTTGCAAACGTCGAGCATGATCCTTGGATTGTGCTCATCGTCGATGATGAGAAACAAATTCACCAAGTGACCAAAATGGTCCTTCAAGATTTTGAATTTGCAGGCAGAAAGCTAGAATTTCATAGTGCCTACTCCGCTTATGAAGCGAAGCAACTGTTGATGCAATATCCTCAAACCGCACTCGTTCTCCTGGATGTTGTCATGGAATACGAGGATGCGGGTCTGCATATTGTAAAATTCATCCGTGATGAATTAGCGAATCAAGCTGTTCGTATTATTTTACGTACGGGGCAGCCAGGCCAGGCGCCTGAGAGAACCGTAATTATGGAATATGATATTAACGATTATAAAGAAAAGACGGAGTTAACCTCTCAGAAGTTGTTTACATCTGTAGTGACTGCGCTTCGCTCCTACCGTGATATCAAAACAATCGAGAAGAGCAGAGTCGGGTTAGAAGAGATTATTAAGTCGTCTGCGACACTCTTTGAATTACAATCCATGAAGAAATTTGCCTCAGGTGTTTTGACTCAAATGACGTCCATCGTTAATCTACATAAGAATGCGATTCATTGCAGCTTCGCCGTCACCAAAGGTGTTGAAGATATATATATCCTCGCGGCTAGCGGTGATTACGCAACGAATCAAGACGCGAGAGCGCGGGACGTGGTGCCGCCCGAGGTGCTCGGTGAAATCGAGCTTGCCTTTCAGAATCGGAAGAGCAGCTTCGCGGCTGACCGCTTCGTCATTTATTTCCAAAGCAAGATGGGCATGGAAAATGTCATTTATATGAACGGGTTCAACGCACTCAGTGAGTGGGAGCATTATCTTGTAGATATTTATTGCGCGAATGTGTCCGTCGCTTTCGAGAACATTTACTTGAACAATGAGCTGGAGAGCACCCAGCAAGAAATTATTTATACGATGGGTGAAATTACGGAGACGCGATCGCAGGAAACGGGTCATCATGTCAAAAGAGTGGCAGAATACTCTCGCTTATTAGCGCTTAAATATGGTTTAGGTGAACAAGAAGCGGAGATCATCCGTTTGGCGTCGCCGATGCATGATGTTGGCAAGGTTGGGATCCCAGATGCAATCCTCAATAAACCAGGGGCGTTAACGACAGAAGAGTTTGAAGTGATGAAAACCCATGCGAATCTAGGTTACGAAATGTTGAAGCATTCGAATAAGAAAGTTCTTCATGCCGCGGCGATTATCGCCCACCAACACCATGAACGGTTTGATGGAAGCGGATATCCGCAAGGCCTCGCGGGTGAGGATATTCATATTTACGGGCGGATTACAGCCCTAGCGGATGTGTTCGATGCTCTATGCAGCGATCGCGTCTACAAGAAAGCGTGGGAGCTTGATCGCGTAATCGATCAGCTGCGATCAGAGCGTGGTAAACATTTTGATCCTGAGATCGTGGACTTATTTCTTCATCATCTAGATGAATTCATCACAATTAAAGAGAAGTATAAGGAAAATCGTTAA
- a CDS encoding sensor histidine kinase yields the protein MPIRQKKLSLQGRIILLVTTVTVGMLSTMMVFDTISLNQSIREAYVSQISGMTIAINGRYEESRSINDVQQIFDYIQYKNSRVLDMKLYDSSGTILAASNRKEIATKLDPWLVMIPKGDQTVVDRVPLAESDKPVVRLTAPLQEDGKVVGAVEVIFDSSEEEQLLERRSRLILIVGISIAIILSTLLWLILRVIVIRPLSRLREAAVIVKQGGDLPKLHFKASPEIAEVSEAFNDMVSNLDERYQELQQALDTLQLTQDQLVQSEKMGALGSLVAGVSHEINTPIGIGVTAISFMDQKTRQFQALYESGKMKKSDLEQFMQISLETNAMVQSNLERASSLVRNFKQISVDQSTEMKRNIPIKEYLDGIIASLKPALKKTRLRLDVACNEHLKLYTYPGALSQIITNLVMNSLNHAYESDEEGNLFIQVFEQPEQILIAYSDDGKGMTEDVLDHIFDPFFTTSRGQGGTGLGMNIVYNLVTQSLNGSIQCSSQLGQGSLFTITIPKEEEADL from the coding sequence ATGCCAATACGCCAGAAGAAGTTAAGCTTGCAAGGACGTATTATTTTGCTCGTGACAACAGTAACCGTTGGGATGCTCTCGACCATGATGGTTTTCGACACCATTTCCCTAAATCAATCCATTCGTGAAGCATATGTTAGTCAAATTAGCGGAATGACGATCGCGATTAATGGACGTTATGAAGAGTCTCGATCCATTAATGACGTTCAACAAATTTTCGATTACATCCAATATAAAAACAGCCGCGTCTTAGATATGAAACTGTACGACAGCAGCGGAACGATTCTCGCTGCGTCAAACCGCAAAGAGATTGCAACAAAACTAGATCCTTGGTTAGTCATGATTCCTAAAGGGGATCAAACCGTCGTCGATCGCGTTCCCTTGGCAGAAAGTGATAAACCTGTCGTTCGTTTGACAGCTCCGCTGCAGGAAGATGGCAAAGTGGTTGGGGCTGTGGAAGTCATATTCGATTCTTCCGAAGAAGAGCAGTTGCTTGAACGAAGATCAAGATTGATCCTCATCGTCGGCATCAGTATTGCGATTATTCTCTCAACGCTGCTATGGCTCATTTTACGGGTCATCGTAATCCGTCCATTGAGTCGGTTGCGGGAAGCCGCGGTCATCGTCAAGCAAGGCGGGGATTTACCGAAATTGCATTTTAAAGCTTCACCAGAGATCGCGGAAGTTTCGGAAGCATTCAACGATATGGTGAGCAATTTGGACGAGCGTTATCAAGAGCTTCAGCAAGCGTTAGACACACTCCAGCTGACACAAGACCAATTAGTGCAATCCGAGAAAATGGGAGCGCTAGGGAGCCTTGTGGCTGGCGTGTCGCATGAAATTAATACACCGATTGGTATCGGAGTAACAGCAATATCATTTATGGACCAGAAGACCAGGCAATTTCAAGCGTTATATGAATCTGGTAAGATGAAGAAATCGGATTTAGAACAATTCATGCAAATATCGCTCGAAACGAATGCCATGGTACAGTCCAATCTAGAGCGCGCCTCTTCGTTAGTTCGGAATTTCAAGCAAATTTCCGTGGATCAATCGACAGAAATGAAACGCAATATTCCAATCAAAGAATATCTCGATGGCATTATTGCCAGCTTGAAACCAGCGCTTAAAAAAACGCGACTTCGACTAGATGTTGCATGTAACGAACATTTGAAGCTATATACATACCCTGGCGCCTTATCACAAATTATTACGAACTTGGTTATGAACTCATTGAATCATGCTTATGAGTCAGATGAAGAAGGAAACTTATTTATTCAAGTTTTTGAGCAGCCCGAGCAGATTTTAATTGCTTATTCGGATGATGGTAAAGGCATGACGGAGGACGTGTTAGATCACATTTTCGATCCGTTCTTTACCACAAGTCGTGGTCAAGGGGGGACAGGCTTAGGCATGAACATCGTGTACAATCTTGTCACACAATCCCTTAATGGTTCGATTCAGTGTTCTAGTCAGCTAGGCCAAGGAAGCTTGTTTACTATCACAATCCCCAAAGAGGAGGAAGCTGATCTATGA
- the udk gene encoding uridine kinase yields MLVIGIAGGTGSGKTTVARSIMTKLGSTNVTLISQDNYYLHHSGLTFEERERINYDHPHAFENALLLQHLQALKNGQAVDIPVYDFSQHARSQETIRIEVKPIVLIEGIHVLTDEELRNALNIKVFVDTDPDVRILRRLSRDINERGRSLQSVFDQYLTTVKPMHDAFIEPSKKYADIIIPEGGENQIGISLLTILTERYMTDQAANYEIG; encoded by the coding sequence ATGCTCGTGATTGGAATTGCCGGTGGTACCGGCTCAGGTAAAACAACTGTAGCACGATCGATTATGACGAAACTCGGATCCACTAACGTCACGTTAATCTCACAAGATAATTATTATCTTCATCATAGCGGATTGACATTCGAAGAACGGGAGCGCATTAATTATGACCATCCGCATGCTTTCGAGAATGCCTTGCTGCTCCAGCATCTGCAAGCTTTGAAGAACGGTCAAGCGGTGGACATCCCTGTTTATGACTTCTCACAGCACGCTCGCTCGCAAGAGACGATTCGGATTGAAGTTAAGCCCATCGTGTTAATTGAGGGCATTCATGTTCTGACGGACGAAGAGCTGCGTAATGCGCTCAACATCAAAGTTTTCGTCGACACCGACCCAGATGTTCGTATTCTGCGGCGTTTATCCCGTGATATTAACGAGCGCGGGCGTTCGCTGCAATCCGTGTTTGATCAATATTTAACCACGGTAAAACCGATGCATGACGCCTTCATTGAACCGTCGAAGAAATACGCCGACATCATTATTCCTGAAGGTGGAGAAAATCAAATCGGCATCTCGTTGCTGACCATTCTCACCGAACGTTACATGACCGATCAAGCGGCCAATTACGAGATTGGCTAA
- a CDS encoding MFS transporter produces MVHKFLTFSKSSYQLTTLIMVVIVAGMSQGLLMPLLTILLDRSGVSPDANAVNAVAMYLGIFGTMFVIERPVRRYGYKPVILIGMGLIIVATVMFPIWQGAIVWFVLRLIVGIGDSALHFATQLWIVAASPKEKRGRNISLYGMAYGVGFSLGPIGITLLKFGVWAPFVATSAFFVLIFALVSRLVNEHPVRAERSEAAHRRVSTVYALAWFPLFTSLLYGYMEATMNSNFPLYGLRIGMTESVIGLLLPVTGIGGLILQLPLGIWSDRIGRKPILIGSAILGAFAFGCVPFVGTNPWSLGLCLGIAGGMVGSFFSLGLAYAADIVPRHLQPTTNIVASIQYSLGSIIGPLVGGLSLSYISVYSMFYFLGLIYLLFGLSGFVFKRQVE; encoded by the coding sequence ATGGTTCATAAATTTCTGACATTTTCCAAGTCATCTTATCAATTAACGACGTTAATTATGGTTGTCATTGTAGCAGGCATGAGCCAAGGCTTGCTTATGCCGCTTCTAACGATTTTGCTGGATCGTTCAGGTGTTTCACCTGATGCGAACGCGGTTAATGCTGTAGCAATGTATCTCGGTATTTTCGGAACAATGTTCGTCATAGAACGCCCTGTACGCCGATATGGCTATAAGCCTGTCATTCTTATTGGGATGGGGCTTATTATCGTTGCAACTGTGATGTTCCCGATCTGGCAGGGGGCAATCGTGTGGTTCGTGCTACGGCTCATCGTTGGCATCGGGGATAGCGCACTGCATTTTGCTACCCAGTTGTGGATAGTTGCAGCGAGTCCGAAAGAGAAGAGAGGACGTAATATCTCACTATATGGCATGGCATATGGCGTTGGATTTAGTTTAGGCCCGATCGGGATTACGCTGCTCAAATTCGGGGTTTGGGCGCCATTTGTGGCGACTAGCGCTTTTTTTGTGCTCATTTTCGCCCTAGTGAGCAGACTTGTTAATGAACATCCTGTGCGTGCTGAACGCTCGGAAGCGGCTCATCGCAGGGTATCAACGGTGTATGCATTGGCGTGGTTTCCGCTCTTTACTTCGCTTTTATACGGTTATATGGAAGCTACGATGAACAGTAATTTTCCGCTGTATGGCTTGCGGATTGGGATGACGGAGTCCGTCATTGGGCTGTTGCTCCCTGTGACAGGGATTGGCGGACTTATTCTGCAGCTGCCGCTAGGCATTTGGAGTGATCGAATCGGTCGCAAACCGATTCTGATTGGTTCCGCGATATTAGGTGCCTTTGCCTTCGGTTGTGTCCCTTTCGTTGGAACTAATCCATGGAGCCTTGGGCTATGTTTAGGGATAGCAGGGGGAATGGTAGGGTCGTTCTTCTCGCTAGGACTTGCTTATGCGGCAGACATTGTGCCGCGGCATTTGCAGCCGACAACGAATATCGTCGCCTCTATTCAATACAGCCTGGGAAGTATTATCGGGCCATTAGTTGGCGGTCTATCTTTGAGCTATATTAGTGTATATAGCATGTTTTACTTTTTAGGACTCATTTATCTGCTGTTTGGGCTTTCAGGGTTCGTCTTCAAACGTCAGGTGGAATAA
- a CDS encoding aminopeptidase translates to MRDPRLQTFARNIIQYSVNLQPGENILIEMIGVKDQELAKCLIEEVYAAGGNPFIELRDPAIMRSLQMKGTQEQLSKWSEFEMVRMKQMDAYVAVRSGDNITESSDVPDEQMKMYLKYFQRPLFDERINNTKWVVMRYPNPSMAQLAGKSTEAFEDFYFNVCNLDYSKMAKAMESLVDLMNRTDRVRLVAKDTDVSFSIKGIGAVPCSGLRNLPDGEVYTAPVKDSVNGVISYNTPTIYSGTSFENIVLTFENGKIINATSNDTKKLNEILNTDDGARYIGEFAIGVNPYIKHPMKDILFDEKIDGSIHFTPGQAYETADNTNRSSVHWDMVLIQRPEYGGGEIYFDDVLIRKDGRFVIPELEKLNPENLM, encoded by the coding sequence ATGAGAGATCCAAGACTACAGACATTCGCCCGTAACATTATTCAATATTCCGTTAACCTTCAACCAGGTGAGAACATATTGATTGAAATGATAGGTGTGAAAGATCAGGAGCTTGCCAAATGTTTAATTGAGGAAGTGTACGCGGCTGGCGGTAACCCGTTCATTGAATTGCGCGATCCTGCGATTATGCGCAGCTTGCAAATGAAAGGTACACAAGAACAGCTGAGCAAATGGTCTGAATTTGAAATGGTTCGAATGAAACAGATGGATGCTTATGTCGCGGTGCGCAGCGGAGATAACATTACCGAATCATCCGATGTCCCAGACGAACAAATGAAGATGTACCTCAAGTATTTCCAACGACCGCTCTTTGACGAGCGTATCAACAATACGAAATGGGTCGTTATGCGATACCCGAACCCTTCTATGGCGCAGCTGGCAGGTAAAAGCACGGAAGCGTTTGAAGATTTTTACTTTAATGTGTGCAACCTGGATTACAGCAAAATGGCGAAAGCGATGGAATCCCTTGTCGATTTGATGAATCGGACGGATCGCGTAAGACTAGTAGCGAAGGACACCGACGTTAGCTTCTCCATCAAAGGGATTGGGGCTGTACCTTGCTCAGGCCTACGCAATTTGCCCGACGGCGAGGTGTACACTGCACCAGTGAAAGATTCCGTCAATGGTGTGATTAGCTACAATACACCGACGATCTATTCAGGCACTTCCTTCGAGAATATCGTACTTACCTTCGAGAACGGCAAGATCATAAACGCAACTTCGAATGATACGAAGAAATTGAATGAAATCCTGAACACCGACGACGGCGCGCGCTATATCGGCGAATTCGCCATCGGTGTGAACCCGTACATTAAACACCCAATGAAAGATATTTTGTTTGATGAGAAAATCGATGGCAGCATTCACTTTACACCTGGTCAGGCTTATGAAACCGCGGATAACACGAACCGTTCCTCTGTACACTGGGATATGGTCCTTATCCAACGTCCTGAGTATGGCGGCGGAGAAATTTACTTTGACGATGTACTCATTAGAAAAGATGGACGTTTCGTAATTCCAGAGCTGGAGAAACTAAATCCAGAAAATTTAATGTAG